The Anas acuta chromosome 22, bAnaAcu1.1, whole genome shotgun sequence genomic sequence TGACATGAGTCAAAACAGTTGTACTGAGTGGATGCAGGCATTCGAGGGAGGGTGGTGAGGGCCATTCCCACTGGCCAAGGCCTTGTGTCCTCAGTTCATGGACAGACACAGCATGGTAAGGCCTGCATGGGACACATCAGGCCCCGCACAGGAGAGCCCTTGTCCTTTGAAGAATGATAGTTTAGGACAGCACAGATTTGTacagaggagaagggaaagttAGCATGGACTATGTGTGGCTTTTTGTGTTGCTCTGGGGAAAAAGCTTTGCAGGGAGAAGTCACATCACACACACAGTGATGTGAAGGCCTCAAGGAAACAAACATATCCCAGACTGACTGGTGCACCTTAAGTTGCTTGGTTTGTTGAGCTGAGCTGATAACAGGCTGATTAAGTCCTGTTGCAGGGTTTCTGATGAGCACCCTGGCTGTAGTACATACACGGTGAGTGGCACATAGGGCTGGGGGAACATCCTAGTGTCAACATCTCCTACAGATACGCCCAGCAGCAAGCTGGGTGACTCTAGCAGggccacaagcagcagctggggaggggggaggcagaTCCTCTGATCATTCCTCAGTCCCctgtctgttatttttttttctccccagtgaaGATTGTGGTGACACGGACGCTGCTGATCACAGCAGACCTCCTGGTGGGCCTGGCCTTGGCAACTTTGCTCCTTGGGCTCGACTGCATCAAGTTCCTCAAGGAAGATCCTCATGCGAAACTGAGGATGTGCTATGGGGCTGGTGTCATCCTTGGCATTGGAAGTGCGTGGCTGGGAGTGCTCAGGGGGCAGCTGGACCTTATGGCCCATGGGGAGCTAAAGGCAACCTCAGAGGGGCCCTGGAATTGTATGGCTCTCCCTTAACTGGCCCTATTCCTCATAGGCATCCTGGGCCTGGTGGGCTCCGTGTGGTATGCAGTGGATGTCTACATGGAGAGGGCCATGCTGGTGTCACACAATGTATTCCTAGGAGTCCACTATGACTTCGGGTGGTCTTGCTGGCTGGGAATGGCTGGCTCAACAGGCTGCTTCATAGCATCCATCCTGCTGACCTGCTGCCTCTACGCTTGTTCAGGTCAGTCCATATTGCCCggggttgccccatcccacaACAGGGGGCTTCTTGTCCTGCATGGCCCCTATGTCACATCCCTGACTCTCTCCTGCAAGGCCCCAGTGCCCACCAGCAGTCCCTGAGGTTCCCCCAGCGCCGAATTGTCACCAGCAAGATGTACACCATGGACTCCCGTGTGTGATgggcagcagcatctccctgcaCCCAGTCCGTTGCATGATGCTCACCGCAAGTTTGACCCCATTAAAGCACCATCATCTACGCCAGGACATCTCTGCAACTGCTCTAGGACTCCAATTTCAGGGCTCCAGGCAGGGCCTGAACAAGCTATAGCATCAGCAGCTGCAAAAAGTGGGCATGCTGCAGAAGCAAGTCACAGAAAGAGAAGCTTTACTGCCAATTCCAGCCacatttattcaaaaataaaacctagaAAAGTGGTGGTTTATGAAAAGAGGCTCCTCACTGACgccagaaaagagagaaagaggtcTCTGCAGGGGTGGGGGAAAGCTTAACATCCCTCCCAATTTAATTCCTTATTTCCCCATCATAACATGAGGGGAGCAGTTCAGGACCTTTCCAGATCACACAGCTCAACTCAGTACCTCATATGACCCCATATGAAACCTGGGTCCTAAGTTCCTGCTTCCCCCTGCATGCAACAgcaccccagctcctgccaccccAAAGCCCCTTGGGGAGCTCTCACCACCTTGAGGGTGACAGAAGCAAAGCAGCTCCTGGTCACTGCCCCACCGCTGCTTTGGAGGAGGTGAGCAAAAAGCCTCAACTGTGTGGAGCAACACTGACTCCATGTGGCTGCTGGCCCTGATGATGCAGCAGCCTGCTTTAAGTTGCCCCTGCACTCAGAAATTTGGTAGCATACATGCCATTTAGAAACTGGGTAAAGCCAGTAGCCTGGAGCATTCAATAATGTTATCATGGGGTTATCATTAGAGTAACTCCACAACCACACACAGAGGCAATTTGAAAACTAGTGGAGGTGCTCTTCATGCAGAGCTGGGTACTGAAGTCCATGCAAAAagaattctgttttccaaatgaaTTACCCTTCTTCACTcacaaaacactttgaaaataaGCGTGAACCCCCAAAACACCCTCTCCCCAATTGGCTGTGATTAAAATCTCCCCATTTCAagctcagctcctctgcttGACAGCCAAAGGTGATGTGCAATCCAGGAGAAGCCTCACTTCCTGCCCATATGACAGCACCACACTGCCTGCTTCTTCCTCTATGAGGATGCTGGAGCCCTCTGCTCCTTGGGGAAAGTTCATCTCTAACTGCAAAGGTGAGCCCGGAGAGAAAAGTCactcctccctgctctgctcagtctTTGTCCTATCCCTTACTTCTTAGCCAACGATCAGCAGACAAACCATATGGCAGTGAAAGGAGGTTGGACCAGGTCTGCGGTCCAAAGAACTGGTAGCTTACAGGAGACACCTCCACTGCTCTAAGGGacacagccagccagcagcatgTTAAAAGGCATTTAGAGACACAGCATTGGGTTCTTAATGGTTGGCACTTGAGCACAtaggaaagcaattaaaaagagCAAGCATTTGCATGATAAAAGCAAAGAGCTCATTAGTgcatagaaaggaaaaagctacAGTTCCCATTCAAAGCTGTGAGACAACTCGGACGCCACTGGGTGCTCCTCACTAGCAGCTTTGCATTCATCACCAGTGAATTTATTACAAGcacacagcactgctctgcaaggcTGCGCAGGACCAAGTGAGCCACACCTGGGCTAAGAAACAGCTCTGGATTTCCAGCAGGCCCCGAGCAGCCCTgactcacacacacacctggCTTGCTGCAAGGTCTAATCAGAAGAGCCAGCTTCTCTGTGAAGCACAGCTCAAGTTTCCATGCTCACTGAACCCCAGCACAAGAGCAACTCAGTCACAGCAGAGAAGCATGTCACCACCTGGACCTGCCTGTGGGAAGCACAGCCTGGGAGCTCCGACATCTGCTTGTCAGAAGCTCACACTGAGCAGAGCATGAGTTAAATCAAACCCATGCACACTTGAGATTGCTCTCCCCTTTTGGAAGGAAAGCTCAGCTTCAAACCCAGCTGGAGACCTATGTTTTCCTCTGGTTTGCCCTAGGTTCCCTCCCCACACAGCAGTTAAGGGGGCAGCAACTTTTGCAGTGACTCACCTTTGAAGACATCACATCCACATCCTAGTAAGTCAGGAGCAACAGCGCTTTGCATCATACCAGATGATAAgttccctcccttcccaaaAGGGCTCCCACATCACCTCTTTTCTGCAGTGGTCATATTCCATTGAGGACATAGCTGAGCTTCTCCAGCAAACAGCTTTTGGAAACACACTTGGATGACACCAAGCACCTCCCCTCATCATCCTCTGGCCTTTCCATCAAGTTGTATCAGGATATAATTACACCATTTTCAGAAGTTTGTGACTGACCATCCAAGCTGGCCAAGTGTCCAATTTGAGACTACCTTCCTCAAGGAGACTGATGACAAAACTTAAttcagcaggaggaagaaaccTTTCAGCCACCCATGGCCTTGGAGAGGTGGAAGCAAAGGCTCAAAGAGGTCTCACTTAACAAGAGAAACAGATTTCAGTCTCTGCATTTAACTCACCAGTTTCACAAACTGGAATTTTTACAGAGAAACTCCCATCATATAACACCTGCTGCTTAAGGTGTCAGCAATCCTCCAGTTGTTACGCCAGGGCACCAGCACTAACGAACGACCACTTGCACTGCACCCAGGGGTGTCTAGCACAAGCCAGGGCCCTTCCACCCACTGCACCCTATGGGAAGGGTGTGAGGCAACAGCAGCCTCCCActgagcagccagccctgcaccaAGAGCTGTCATCTCTCTGAGCCCTCAGTCCCAGGCTGTGACTTTCACAGAGCTGCTAAGCTCACGTGCAACAAGAGGCTCTGTAGACCTCTCAGTCTGTTTTACCACAACAGCCTGAATGAGGAAGCATGTTACAAACCCAAACTCCCTTGCAGTAAGGCAAGGAATAGACAGGCAGCCAGAAGCAGGCTCCAGGAAGTCAAGCACAGGAAACAAGCATCTTAGGGTCACACAGATTTCACTTAGGTTTCACTGAGGAGAGCTGAGGGCACTTAAAATTGAAGAGTGCACGAGTTCAACATAGTTTTGATAGATATCCAAATAcatcatgctgaaaaaaataaagcagtcttTTTCAAAGCCTCTTATGAATGCTTAACTTACATGCTTTCCATACAAAAGTGGGTTTGAAACAACCAAGCACACACTAATTCTTTAAGACCTTTATTAACAGATGCTTGCAGTTTGACTTGAAAAAATCAGGTGTACATttcatacaaattaaaaatgaggtTCTTAAAAATCTCAACTTGACCAGatatgaaacaatttaaaaacctttaaaggtgtattgagaaaaaacagacttttaaaaaacGTGTTTATCGTTTCCAAAAGGAGACTTCTttaggtaaaaataataaaaaccccATGCTGCATAGATAATGCAGATAGTTCTAGTAATCTGGtcaacagcaaaaagcaagcaCTTAAGGTCTTCAGTTCCAattcttttgttcatttcttattgctggaatttcattttcttttcttcttcatttcttagGTCTTTTCTTTGATGactaaactgaaagaaaaaagggacaGGTATAATCAGATATAAATGTTTTGTCTACCAAGACTCACCTGCAATTTAAATTCACACTGAGCTTTCATACACACAGAATAATCTTTATCAGCTACAGCTCTTAAATTAGTCCGGCACATCAGCCCACTTTCCAGTGATCAAAACTGGCAGCTTCTATGCAAAATAAGTGCAAAGAAttccaggagagaaaaaaatgaacagaacgTAATTCTATCTACACCTCTCCCTGCACTGGCCTCCTGCTTCAGACTCTTTCACGACAGCCTCTTGGAGAATGCTCCTCAGATCAGGCACTGCAGACACACAGAACTCTACCGTACACTCGTCTGGAAACAAAGCTGGTAAACTCTGAGGAAACTCCTGGGAAGTCAGGAGAACAACTTAAGATCCGCAAAAGATGGCTGAACGGCAAACCTCCACCTATGCCCAACAGAAGTAGAACAGCTTCACTATGCACCAGAAATCACAATTTATATTCCCCAATACTACCAAATAGATAGAAAAATagatagaaaaagcaaaataaagcattgtgttttttctttctttgaagccTGCTAGTTAAGGAATTCATCCAGCTTGCCTCAACCATTAAGATTAACAGCAGGATAATACAAAGGCacacagaaaatgctgcagCAAGACATGAAGAGGtataaaataagttatttgtACAACAAATTCAGCAGCATCCAACCCTTGAAGTAAGAGTCCCTAAGACCTCTTAGTTGGAGAGGTCTGTAGCTACTACTGACACCAAACTACTGCTCCTGCATTCCCTGTTCTTCCCAGTAATGTAACCATTCATTAACATTCTCACCAGGATCTAAATAAGTCTGAATGCTGGCCTTCAAAGGCAGAAGAGCAATGAGTGAAACAACAGGAATGGGATATGAACTCTGGTTAacaaaggaaatacagaagaggaagaacagaCAAGGAAGGTgccagaaacaaagcagaagataGAACAAGTAAACTGTTCTGGCAGTGAAAATCCCCAAATTAGCAAGCGAATCCCATCAGAAGACAGCACCAAGCTAGCATCAAATCACAACTAGCTTACTTTGCGATGAAGgcaatgtttttaatattgacCTTAACACCAAGCCACACCAGTACTTCAGTCTAGGAAAGTGAAGCCTCCAGCTGAATGTAACATCAACCACGGATACAACTGCTGCCAGCATTTTTGTTCAGATAAAAAGCCACTACCAAGTTATTCCTGCACATTCTACATTAACTGATTAGAAATGAATCCCTAGATATCTTAATGCCATCCAAATGCCCTTTGGGACATAGCAGTAAAAGCCAACATGCTTACAGTCTCAAGTAAATCCTAGTACCTCTGCATACCTGTTTTTCCTAGCAGGATACTTACAGCTCACTATACCAACATCACTTGAACTACTATTTCTGGGTGAATGAAAACTGTCATAAGCCTGGGTTAGTGACTATAGCCAAGATTTTAAGATTAGCAATACTCTAGGCAATGATTCCACCAGTGAAAATCAGAGCTTTGTAACTGAGTCCTCCCAATTAACCATCATTTAGACAGCAAAATCTCACAGCTCAGTTCTGCAGAACTTGGTAAGTGCACTAAGTGTGGCCAGCTCGGTTACAATACACATTAGCAAAAATAGTTCAAATCTCTCAAGGCAAAAATTAAGAGGAAAGCGTCCAAAGAAAAAGGTCAGCCATCAGATCATATCCTCAAAAACATCCTGGCACGCACCCGGATGATGGTAGAGATGGTAAGCCGGTATTTACTCAGCCCCGCCCTGCTCGGCCTCGGGAGCGGACGTGTTCTCAGCTGGTGGTTCGGCTGTCTTCGTCTCTTTGCCATCTTGTGGTTTAGGGTTCTCTGGGCGTCTGCGTCTGTAGTTGAAGTTACGACGGTACCGACGTTGAGGTGGCTGCTGACTTTGGGTCTCATCCCCTTGGTTCTCTTTATCTTCCTCATTTCCATCCTCTCTGGGCTGTCTTTGACGAGGAGGACCCCTGAAAGTCAAGCTAGGCTTTAACAATGCAGCATCTGACCATCGCGATGTTCTGTCTGTGTTGCTAAAGCTcaaggtaaaagaaaaagagttgaTCTGCAGCATACCTGCGAAATCGTGGTCTATACCCTCGATACATGTTCTGCCTGACTGGTCTGCCTTGTTCTCCTGCACCCTGGTTGTCAGCACCCTGGAAGACATTAGGCAACAAACCATCTTAGCCACATACAAAATCATTACCACCACAACTAGCCAAACCATGGAGAGCCTGCTGTAAGCCAGGAGGGCTGACCGCTGACGTCTGAAGCATACAATAAGGTGGATAGCGGTCCCAGTGCATACAAGTATGCACTATgcagaattaattatttttccgGTTAATTATACAGAAAGTTAACACTAATTTGAACACACTGCTTTTCAAGAGTAGTGACTAAGACCTCCAGCATACTACTATCTGCTCAAGCATTTCATCTTACTGCTAAGCCTTATGGAACAGATCTCCAGCATCCACAAAGAATGGCAAAGAGCTGCACCCCATCACCATGCTCCAAAGAAATCAAGTCAGCACAGCACCACGCAAACATTACCTCCACTATCTCTCCCTGCACGGGAGGGTTGGAATATTGTGGTCGACGCCCGTAGGGCCTACGCATGTAGTAAGGTGGGTACCGCCGCCTGCGGTAGGGGCGACGTTGCTGGGCTTGGCCTTCCGGGATGTTCTCTGCTCCTTCATTCTTTTCCCCACTCTCACTGTTCTGGTAGTTTTGCTGGTAGTTGCGTGGAGGACCCCTGCGACGTGGATATCGTCTGTAATGGTTACGGTCTGCTGCGTATTTACTGCCTTGCACTGGAACTCCACCAGGGCCTGTAACATTAGCTGCCTCCGCACCCTACGGAGCAGGGAGAGCGTTAGGTAAGCAGTGAGCACCAAATCAGTTACAGCATAACATAATATGGTACTGAGCAACAATTTACATCCACATTTGTAAAGCAATGAAAACCCATTAATCTCCCTGGATGTCATCAGGCATCGACTCAAACCACAGGCACCACAACAAAGCCTGCAGACCAAGTTTTCTGTGCATACTCTAACACCTGAGATGTGTTTACCTTTTCTCCTTCAACCACATCAAACTCCACGGTCTCTCCATCTCCTACGCTGCGGAGGTACTTCCTGGGGTTATTCTTCTTTATGGCAGTCTAACAACATAATATTGCAGAATTACATTTACAGGCACAGCATTAAAATACTACTTAGCATgtctgaagacttttttttaaaggaatttaagTGTTTATTCCTTAAGATGTCATCCTCCTGAACAAGTAATTAAACCACAGTGAAAACTCAAAATCAAATTTGTGTTTTACTACAATTTTGGCCTATCTGAAGCTCTACCACTGCCTAGAAATATCTGACAATATGCTTTCTGCTAGTTGAGAAGTTGAAAAAGCAGTTTGAAGAGATATAAAGAAACCACAAAACCAATGCAAACTGAACAAGAACTCGATCACTAAGCAACCCATAGCGTCTGTACATTCCCATGAAGTATGCACACCAATACAAAAAGTTTGCTTTGGGTTTTCCGATCATGTAATCAGGTTTCCATCCCTCTACTTCCCACAAGAATATGCAGTAGCCTACACTCAACTGAGGCTGTCCCAAACTACATAAACACATCAATAACCAGAAATCAAGAGACTTCCTTCTCTGAGGCTTCCGATACTCTTGCTTCAGCCACAGTATTTTATTCACCAACTAACTGCAAATCTACTCTAGCTGAATGTTATACACCAATCATTACACTTTCCACAGTGTCAATACTAGAAAATTTTTTGTCTAAGTGTCTGCGTATTAAATGACACTActggaaaatgctgaattttctaTGCTGTTGAGCAGTGTTTTTTTGACAGGTGACAGTGCCCTATGTGCACTATTCTCAGCCATACGCTATTTGCCAAATACTTTAACTGAACAGTAAGACAAGTGAAACAACTTTACAAATAAATCCCAGCAATAGTGTTCAGCTAGATTTCTTCCCTAAATCAAACAAAATCTACAGAAAAATGTGTCCAAAATTTTCAGCATATAATGATTTTAGGGAGAGATGAGAAACCTTACTACAACAGCAGCAGAGTGTAACACATCTTCATGAGAAAACAGCTTAGTAATGAGGATGGGAAGGAGCATACACAGCCTAGAACAtgatcatttatttcaaattaaaccCCAAAACTGTTTCATCATGAAAATTGCTACATTAAAACAAGCCACTGCCAAACTGTGCTGTTAGAAACTGACAGTAGTTATATGACAAGTCTAGAAATCTGACATTAAGTCAAGGTCCCTTACGGGTTACCCTACTTGCAAATCAAGTTAATAAAGTCCAACCGCTTTGCTTGCCTTTAGGGTATATATTCCTGCCTCCGTCCACAGAAAACCAGTTGAGTCTCTTGGACTTTCTCCACTGCCCATTACagaataatgttttattaataaatgcCTCCACAgttttattatgtttaaaaacactGAGCTGGTCACACTGATTTACAAGTCAGACACAACAGACTCAATGAAGGCCTATCAGCTCTATGAAATAAACCACAGATGCATCACAGTCTCACTTTGTGCTACCCACAGGTTATATTTAAATGGCTATGTCTGATTGAAAATACATCTactaaaatgtttataaacttTCATTGAAAGCTTGGagtaaaaaaaatccactgaagttctgccaaaaaaaaaaaacaaaaaaaaccaaaaaacaccttCACTGGTTCATTCCTATTACAGCCCAAttcatttttccctctctgctgcACGTTTTTCTTTTAGCCGTATTTCTATAGGCTGTACACCCACGAGACAACTTAAATGGACTTTAGATAGCTATTCCCAAGGTGGGGTACTATAATTTCCATCACTATATAGCATCAGCCTACTCCACCCTAAAGTCCTGATGATGGATGCATGTGGATATGCAAGACCTCCAACCACGAGCGAGCTCTACGTGCATCCGATCAATGAGAAACAGTCACTTGTGTTCAAGTAACAGTTCTTGGAAACTTGAGGTACTTTCACCCCCTCAGTTCCACTTAGGTAAGGTTGTGCAGAGCACGTCTCAGATAGGTAACatgtttttcagtttccagAGGATCTTACCTGATGGACAAACACATCTTCCTTGGTGTCATTCCTGTAAGACAACACAAAATTGAAATTCAAATGTCAAGTGCACAGTGAGCccagttttaaaatgcagttgtttAGCGGTGGATCAAAACAGCAAACCGTCAAGACAAGTAGCTTCCAGCATCAGCACTACTCTTCAACCTGCTCTTAACTGTTCTCTTATTAGCTTACTGCttaaaggaaagattttatCAGGTAGCCTACGCAAGATTTAGAGCACACACTGAAGTCCTGTAAGACTCTCATGAAAGCATTTCTCCTCTCTCCATCCTTGCAATCCCACCAGTAGAGAGgcttgaagaagaaaaacacctgaTAGTCCACAGTGACCAGTCCATCATTTCTGGTAACACTGTGGGGGAGATGTGTCATTGCAGGCTACGAAAACCATTTGAGTCTTGCTTCACTGGTCCCATTTCCTACAGGCTGCAACAGTGAGCTGCAGCGACCTTGTGAGGACAGCTCCATGGACAGCTGCTGACCAGAGCACAAGACACATTCCTGCTGCGAAGCAAGGCAAGCACCCTGTGCGCATACATCACACCGGCTTCCTGCTGACAACCACCTGCGACCACTTCAGTTACCTCCTCTCAGCCATGCTGCTTCCTTCAGCTACAGAGCAACAGCATTAACTGATCAGCACTCCACTGAAGAAAGGCAGTGGGGGTTATTCAAGTCCCACTTGTGAACACAGAGAAAGACAACCTTGGGCTTCTCTACtcacaagaaacagaaaacatcacGAATCTGTACCTCTAACCTAAACAAGAATCCAAAAGCATCTTTCAGGGCGATCACGCCATAGCTTCCACAACTGCCATGCTGAGCAAGGCCAGACAGCCACAATCAGTACCAAATGAAGTTAGGAAAGTTTCTGTTCTGCAATTAAGCAGCACAGCTGAAACGGCCTCCACAATGATTTGAGAGCTGTACTCACCATTTCCACCACTCATAACAAGCTCAGAGCCCCACATTCAAGGTCACATCACACCAACCAAACCTCGCTGTGGTGTTAGTTTCAAGTCATTCCACAGACTCATGAATCAACAGCAAAGTGCCTTTTATTTCCTAGAATGACTGGTTAAAGACACAGCAAAGCAAGCTTGTGTTAAAGTATGCTCataactaatttttatttttttaataaaataaagccagtTACTCCTCACCATTGGCTTTAAAATGCGAGAATGACAACTGTGACTTTTCCAAAACTCAATCCAAGCTATGGCTATTCTGGCAGACAGCACCACTAAAAGTCACCTTGTTTCCTTACAGAGCTGATGCCTGAAAATACTACAGGCCTCCAAGTTTACTGTAGTAAAGACAACAGAAAGGACTACAGAAGAGCAAGTGTGATCATCAGGAGGCATCTTATCTCCAGCCACTGGTGATGCAGCTTTCAGAAGCCCTTGAAAGCCAGAGCCTAAATACTTGCTAGTTCACCATACAAGATCTCTAAAGAGATGCACCAATAGCTGATAACCTTCAGAAAAGTAACAGCTTTCAGTAAAGATGCTTGCTATCCTTCTGCACTCTCAGCTGAACAGCAGCGTCAAGAAGCGCTCACCACCTATGCTCTTCAAGTGTGGATGCTCTATACTCTTGCCCAACTTAGATTTTTGGCAACAATACCAGATGTTTGTCACTAGGGTCCTTTTTCAACAGCTGTTCCATTTGAGAGTATATCGAAGTTTTAGATAAATGAATGACTCAGGTACACACAAGTAATTCAAGGTGTATATCTGATTAGTTAGAAAGTTTACTGGTTAATTTCAAAGCCCGGTGCATGATTCCTGTATTAAGATGGCATTTTCCAGCAACCACATCTAGAAGCAGTAAGTGTACTGCCACTCAGATGGCGCAGGAATAACAGCAGCTATCACATTCTCAACCAAAACGTGAAACAGCACAGAAGACCCCCATTCTGAAGCCCTAACAACCTGGTTAGTTCATCTTAGTACTAGATAATATTCCCATCAATATCTTTAACTGCGTTAAAAGGACATTTAGACAAGCAGACCAAGTGTGCATGAAAACGTAGCAAAGCTGCAAATACAAAGCCAGCCATCAATGTGCAATTCCAATTTGTTAACAGGACAGTTAACAGTGTCCTGcatattcattttttactttgaCAACTGGAAGAAACCACTGACAGAATTTAAactaatatttcagaaaaaaaaatgcactttaacattaaaataacacAGTAAATACTTGAAGCTCACATGCACCTAGAAAGCTGAATTTTAGTTGCAAAGCTAGTTTTAGCTGCAAGCATACCCGACTGAAGCAAAGACAAGCAAGAGCAGAAGCTCTCGCAATTTCCCTTGTATCAAGTGAGAGAGATTCCAGAGCTGTGGAAATGTCCTCCAGTTCAGTTCTCAGGCTGCAGCTCTAATCTCCTGATAACATGAGATCATGCTgtgtttctcattaaaaatggcAACCTCAGGGATTAAACAGCTGCCAAAACAATATGAGTGGGGAAGCCATTCAGATGTTTTAACTAGCTGCTGTTGCTTCCGTGCCTGACTCACATAACTGAGCATTTCCACTACTGAGTGGAGCCGAGAAAAGGCTTCCCTAGAGGTAGAGTTTGTGGCCTGTAACTTTATAGGCACTTACAAGAAGAGCAAGAGACGCTAAAGCTAACACAGACAGGTATTCAGCACCCAACGTTCAAACGCTATATGGGGAACTGGACAGGTTCAGTAAGTCACACACAAAACCAGCTAAGGAGCTCAGACGATACTTAAGACAAGGCCACATAGATAAAAAGACAATCTTTAGAACAACGCTAAATAAGAACACCAGTAGCTACACTTGCTTCCCTAGAAGAGGATTCCCAAGCCTTCTGTCAAATACTGTTAGAGAGGGTTTGAAGCCACCCAGCTGCAATACgtctttctt encodes the following:
- the LOC137843251 gene encoding claudin-16-like isoform X1, coding for MIAVLQMMAFGLTLLSSLFLLLATCTDCWMVNADDSLEVSHKCRGLWRECVTNMQDGVRTCDQYDSILADHPVKIVVTRTLLITADLLVGLALATLLLGLDCIKFLKEDPHAKLRMCYGAGVILGIGSILGLVGSVWYAVDVYMERAMLVSHNVFLGVHYDFGWSCWLGMAGSTGCFIASILLTCCLYACSGPSAHQQSLRFPQRRIVTSKMYTMDSRV
- the LOC137843251 gene encoding claudin-16-like isoform X2, which encodes MKVSHKCRGLWRECVTNMQDGVRTCDQYDSILADHPVKIVVTRTLLITADLLVGLALATLLLGLDCIKFLKEDPHAKLRMCYGAGVILGIGSILGLVGSVWYAVDVYMERAMLVSHNVFLGVHYDFGWSCWLGMAGSTGCFIASILLTCCLYACSGQSILPGVAPSHNRGLLVLHGPYVTSLTLSCKAPVPTSSP
- the YBX1 gene encoding Y-box-binding protein 1 isoform X1; its protein translation is MSSEAETQPPAAPVPAAAPAAAPADSKPNGGTGNGGSGLASAAPPAGGDKKVIATKVLGTVKWFNVRNGYGFINRNDTKEDVFVHQTAIKKNNPRKYLRSVGDGETVEFDVVEGEKGAEAANVTGPGGVPVQGSKYAADRNHYRRYPRRRGPPRNYQQNYQNSESGEKNEGAENIPEGQAQQRRPYRRRRYPPYYMRRPYGRRPQYSNPPVQGEIVEGADNQGAGEQGRPVRQNMYRGYRPRFRSLTFRGPPRQRQPREDGNEEDKENQGDETQSQQPPQRRYRRNFNYRRRRPENPKPQDGKETKTAEPPAENTSAPEAEQGGAE
- the YBX1 gene encoding Y-box-binding protein 1 isoform X2: MSSEAETQPPAAPVPAAAPAAAPADSKPNGGTGNGGSGLASAAPPAGGDKKVIATKVLGTVKWFNVRNGYGFINRNDTKEDVFVHQTAIKKNNPRKYLRSVGDGETVEFDVVEGEKGAEAANVTGPGGVPVQGSKYAADRNHYRRYPRRRGPPRNYQQNYQNSESGEKNEGAENIPEGQAQQRRPYRRRRYPPYYMRRPYGRRPQYSNPPVQGEIVEGADNQGAGEQGRPVRQNMYRGYRPRFRRGPPRQRQPREDGNEEDKENQGDETQSQQPPQRRYRRNFNYRRRRPENPKPQDGKETKTAEPPAENTSAPEAEQGGAE